In the Acidobacteriota bacterium genome, one interval contains:
- a CDS encoding D-2-hydroxyacid dehydrogenase, which produces MMRSSLTLLVNAPLEEDQRKRIRDLGVRLLDGLSEESLRVAEVIYTTRIPFEPRQVPRLRWIQLNTVAVDHILTGAMATTGIRIANVRGAYSVAVAELAVGAIVALSRRFQSAHSLQLQNRWPDDFTPLKGENCYGKTLSILGYGSIGRHLARIVTGMGMRVLACKRCPERKKDKGFYLPNTGDPEGLFPEEWYGLSNIGEMLSISDILVICLPLTPETKGVIGPSELAKLPRNAYLINVGRGEVVAEEPLLDVLRTRRIAGAALDVFPKEPLPTGSPFWGLPNTIILPHIGSFTREQGHLAGEVLIENLTRDLSVSPLLNLIDPQRGY; this is translated from the coding sequence ATGATGAGATCCTCTCTCACCTTGCTCGTCAACGCACCCCTGGAGGAAGACCAGAGGAAGCGCATTCGAGACCTGGGAGTGCGCTTGTTGGATGGGCTTTCGGAGGAGAGTCTGAGGGTAGCTGAGGTCATTTATACGACGCGCATCCCCTTTGAGCCTCGCCAAGTGCCTCGGCTCCGTTGGATTCAACTCAATACGGTGGCCGTCGACCACATCTTGACCGGCGCTATGGCAACAACGGGTATTCGGATAGCCAACGTTCGGGGTGCCTACAGCGTAGCCGTGGCAGAGTTGGCGGTGGGAGCGATCGTGGCGCTGAGTCGCCGTTTCCAGAGTGCTCATTCTCTACAGCTTCAGAATCGCTGGCCCGATGACTTCACCCCGCTCAAAGGCGAGAATTGTTACGGCAAGACATTGTCTATTCTCGGATACGGCAGCATCGGGCGTCATCTGGCTCGAATCGTCACGGGCATGGGGATGCGGGTGCTCGCCTGCAAGCGTTGCCCTGAGCGGAAAAAGGACAAAGGATTCTATCTGCCCAATACAGGGGATCCCGAAGGGCTCTTTCCAGAGGAATGGTATGGTCTCAGCAATATTGGGGAGATGTTGTCTATCAGCGATATCCTCGTAATCTGCCTTCCGTTGACCCCGGAAACCAAGGGTGTCATCGGACCGTCGGAACTGGCCAAGCTACCCCGCAACGCCTATCTGATTAACGTCGGTCGGGGTGAGGTGGTCGCGGAAGAACCCTTGTTGGACGTGTTGAGAACGCGCCGCATAGCCGGAGCGGCACTTGACGTCTTTCCTAAAGAGCCCCTGCCTACCGGTAGCCCCTTCTGGGGGCTGCCCAATACGATTATCCTACCCCATATCGGCTCGTTCACTCGCGAGCAGGGTCACTTGGCTGGCGAAGTCCTGATCGAGAATTTGACCAGGGATCTTTCCGTATCGCCGCTGCTAAACCTGATTGATCCCCAACGGGGATACTAG
- a CDS encoding tetratricopeptide repeat protein, giving the protein MSSLHQEAYEAQRKGDFQTALQKYQQLVQLRPELAELQANLGLIYFHLGQRKEAETAFRKAISLKPELPGVDLYLGTIAFEQRRYREATTHLKKAEKAEPTHPQVLLLLGYLYFAESKHGIAARYFERLSEAENRPDLHYYLSRCYSRLAANFHSRLQAEFPSSFYAHLARAHFHLTQADWEKGREEYEAALKQRPDNRQLRVRLQWLTDRTGAAPTWFSNDPDFELIDGVTRYLQSLPEPSKIDQELRFYQERIRTLGEDAPHSDEQVYLLAEAYQILALLTSHKLESGPHSFQAHLLRAQLNQELGEAEEAIREYRKALKLKPNLGTIHLSMGNLYWELRRYDEALAALREGIDKDSATPLSLYQIGDILLLRGQLEQAEEYLSRALVLDPEMIEALLAMARVYSLKRDYKESLKYLKAAAERRPNDPQLHYRLSETYRNLGRPEDAQRELNIFRELYAAQEKP; this is encoded by the coding sequence GTGTCATCCCTTCACCAGGAAGCCTACGAGGCCCAGCGGAAGGGAGATTTCCAGACCGCACTTCAGAAATACCAACAGCTCGTTCAGCTGCGACCGGAGTTGGCAGAGTTGCAGGCCAATCTGGGCCTGATCTATTTTCACCTGGGACAACGGAAAGAAGCGGAAACCGCCTTCCGGAAGGCCATTTCGCTCAAGCCCGAACTGCCGGGCGTGGATCTCTACTTGGGAACCATTGCTTTTGAGCAAAGGCGTTATCGGGAGGCCACGACTCACCTGAAGAAGGCGGAGAAAGCCGAGCCTACTCACCCACAGGTTCTTCTGTTGCTGGGTTACCTGTATTTTGCTGAATCGAAGCATGGCATTGCCGCGCGTTACTTCGAAAGACTCTCCGAGGCTGAGAACCGACCCGATCTCCACTACTATCTGAGCCGGTGTTATTCTCGCTTGGCGGCCAACTTTCACTCGCGGTTGCAAGCGGAATTCCCCAGTTCCTTTTACGCACACCTGGCCCGGGCTCATTTCCACCTGACACAAGCGGACTGGGAGAAAGGTCGGGAGGAGTATGAAGCGGCGCTGAAGCAACGCCCCGACAACCGGCAACTTAGGGTCAGATTGCAGTGGCTCACCGACCGGACGGGTGCCGCCCCAACCTGGTTTTCCAACGATCCTGATTTTGAGCTCATCGATGGCGTTACCCGCTATCTGCAGTCCCTTCCCGAGCCAAGTAAAATCGACCAGGAACTGCGTTTTTACCAGGAGAGGATACGAACATTGGGCGAGGATGCGCCCCATTCGGATGAGCAGGTCTATCTACTGGCGGAAGCCTACCAGATCCTGGCGCTTCTGACCTCTCACAAGCTGGAATCCGGACCGCATTCTTTTCAGGCCCATTTGCTTCGGGCGCAGCTGAACCAGGAGCTGGGCGAGGCAGAAGAGGCCATTCGAGAATACCGCAAGGCGCTCAAGCTGAAGCCTAACCTGGGAACCATCCACCTTTCGATGGGGAATCTCTACTGGGAGCTTCGACGCTACGACGAAGCGCTGGCAGCGTTGCGAGAAGGCATCGACAAGGACTCGGCTACACCACTCTCCCTCTATCAGATCGGGGATATCCTGTTGCTCAGAGGCCAGTTGGAGCAGGCGGAGGAGTATCTGTCCCGAGCGCTGGTTCTGGATCCGGAGATGATAGAGGCCCTATTGGCCATGGCACGCGTCTATAGCTTGAAACGTGACTACAAGGAGTCCCTGAAGTATCTGAAGGCAGCCGCGGAGCGGCGCCCGAATGACCCTCAGTTGCACTATCGGTTGTCGGAAACCTATCGAAATCTGGGCCGCCCTGAGGACGCCCAGAGGGAATTGAACATTTTCCGAGAGCTGTACGCCGCACAGGAAAAGCCATGA
- a CDS encoding GntR family transcriptional regulator, producing the protein MGYTTVSEIAFNEIRQAILSGKFRPGERINQKQLTEELGISIIPLREAFKQLQSEGFISIIPHRGAYVNELSLREIEDVYLIRIELEELAAQLASKRLTQRDVKTMETLFARMKSATERNDFRSLFNLNRKFHFTVYQACRRPLLLELLNELWDRSTRYRTIQTHDAQRVKEELGEHRDILEACNRENKRGLPEAIRFNVQKSLERSLSNMDLSDS; encoded by the coding sequence ATGGGTTACACGACGGTCAGCGAGATTGCTTTCAACGAGATTCGTCAGGCAATACTTTCCGGAAAGTTCAGGCCGGGTGAGCGTATTAACCAGAAGCAGCTCACCGAGGAATTGGGAATCAGTATCATCCCTTTGCGTGAAGCGTTTAAGCAATTGCAGTCGGAGGGATTCATCAGTATCATTCCGCATCGTGGCGCCTATGTGAACGAATTGTCTCTTCGGGAAATCGAGGATGTATATCTAATTCGCATCGAGTTGGAGGAGCTGGCCGCACAATTGGCATCGAAACGACTGACTCAGAGAGATGTCAAGACGATGGAGACCCTGTTTGCCCGGATGAAGTCTGCAACCGAACGGAATGATTTTCGCTCGCTCTTCAACCTCAACCGTAAGTTTCACTTTACGGTCTACCAAGCCTGTCGGCGACCGCTACTATTGGAACTGCTTAATGAACTGTGGGACCGTAGCACTCGCTATCGCACGATACAGACTCACGACGCCCAACGAGTTAAAGAAGAACTCGGGGAACACAGGGACATTCTGGAGGCCTGCAACCGGGAGAACAAGAGAGGCCTTCCAGAGGCGATCCGGTTTAACGTCCAAAAGTCCTTGGAGAGGAGCCTGAGTAATATGGATCTATCGGATTCCTGA